The following nucleotide sequence is from Pseudarthrobacter psychrotolerans.
CGTTCCGGACCACATGGAGTCCCCGCACTCCGAGCGCGGCCTGGACACGTTCGGCCGGCCACGCCTCGGCGGCATCGCGGACCAGCTCGCCCCCGAGATCGAAGCCCGCACCGGCATCGAGACCCGTGCCACGACCCTGGGGCACATCCAGCGCGGCGGCGTCCCGTCCGCGTTCGACCGTGTGCTCGCAACCCGGCTGGGCATGGCGGCGATCGACTCCGTGGTGGAGGGCTACTGGGGCACCATGGTGGCACTCAAGGGCACCGACATCGAACACGTGAGCTTCGACAAGGCCCTGGGCCAGCTGAAGACGGTTCCGCAGAACCGCTACGACGAGGCTGCGGTCCTCTTCGGCTGAGCAGCTTGGCTGTGCTGGGTAGGCTGGGGATATGACTCTTGACCCCGGTTCCGCCGCCATCATCCAGCTCGCGTGGGCCCGGCACCTGGGGCTCGACGACGGCGCTTTCGCTGCGTCGCTGAGTTCCGGCGAGCGGATGGTCAGGGCCGACGACACCGCAGAGACTGTGGAGTTCGTCAGGCTCTTCGGCAGCTCGGCACTGGTGGGACCTCAATGGGTCATTGACGCCGCCGCCGGAATTCCGGACGAGGAGATGGCCCAGCATGTAACCCTCCTGACCCTGACCCGATCCTACGGAGGCCACGGCCTGGGCGCAGCGGCGTTGTTCTTCGCCGACGACCTGCCCCTGCGCCAGCCCTCCGAAGAGCTCACCGTGTCCCACGGAAACCCTGAGGCCATCGAGCTCGAGGGCCTGTGCCCGCCGGACGACGTCAACGAAGTGCACCTGTCCGACCTCGAGCACCGGTATACAATCCTCCACGAGGTGGACGGACGGCGTCTTCCGGTGGCGTGCGGTGCCTACGGGGAATGGGAAGGACTTCTCGCGCAGATGGGAGTCCTGGTGGACCCCGAATGGCGGCGCCGCGGACTGGGATCCGTGGCAGCATCGATCGCCGCCCACGAGGCCCTGGCGGCGGGCCTTACGGTCCAGTGGCGCGCCGAAGTCAGCAACACCGGGGCGGTGGCCCTGGCCAGGCAGCTGGGCCTGTCCGCCGGCGGCATCCAGACCAGCGTGCACCTGGCGCACCGTTAGGGTCGCCAGGGACAGGTGCTGAAAAGATGACCTGCCTGTCAGCCGGCCGCGGGGACCTCCGCCTCAGCATCGTCCCCGGGTTGGGGAATGGGCTGAGGCTTCGCGAAAAACGCTACTGTCAGCGCACCGACGAGAAGCACTGCCGCCGGCAACAGGACGGACTGGCCCATCGCCGTCGCGAACGGTGCGTGCAGCACCTGCGGCAGGGCCGCACCAAAGCCTTCAGTGGACGCCGCCTGTCCGGGCGGCAGGGGCGGGAATTCGGCCGCAATACGGGCCTGGATCAGTGCAGCCATGGCGGCCGCCCCCAGCACCGAACCGATCTGTCGGCTGGTATTGAAAACACCCGAGCCGGCACCCGCCTGGCGTGGCGCCAGATTTCGCGTGGTGGCATTGGCGATCGGCCCGAAGATGCAGGCCATGCCCAGGCCCTGAACCGCACTCGGCAGAAGGAACATCCAGACAGGGGTATCGGGCGTCATTAGCACCGAAGTCCAGTAGATGGCCAGGGTGAAAAGCAGCATCCCGGCCACTGCAAACCAGCGCGGATTGACGCGGTCAATAAGCTTGCCCACGATGGGCGACAACGCACCGGTGAGGACGGCCATCGGAATCAGCAACAGGGCAGACTGCGTGGGAGTCAGCCCCAATGCGACCTGGTAAAAAATCATGGAAGCCAACGGGTAGGCCGTGATGGAGAAGCCCACCACGGTTATTCCTGCGTTTCCCAGCGCGAAGTTCCGGTCCCGGAACAGGCCCAGCGGAAGCAAGGGTTCGCCGCCTCTACGCTCGAGCCACCACTGCCAGCCGATGAACACGGCCATCACCACAACGCCGGCGATGATCAGGCCCCAAACCGTGAACGGGCCGCCATCAATGGTCCCCCACTTGTACGTCTGGCCTTCCTGTATCCCG
It contains:
- a CDS encoding GNAT family N-acetyltransferase produces the protein MTLDPGSAAIIQLAWARHLGLDDGAFAASLSSGERMVRADDTAETVEFVRLFGSSALVGPQWVIDAAAGIPDEEMAQHVTLLTLTRSYGGHGLGAAALFFADDLPLRQPSEELTVSHGNPEAIELEGLCPPDDVNEVHLSDLEHRYTILHEVDGRRLPVACGAYGEWEGLLAQMGVLVDPEWRRRGLGSVAASIAAHEALAAGLTVQWRAEVSNTGAVALARQLGLSAGGIQTSVHLAHR
- a CDS encoding DHA2 family efflux MFS transporter permease subunit, which gives rise to METVARPWLALWSLVVGFFMILIDTTIVFVANPSIGKALDADITAVVWVTSAYLLSYAVLLLIAGRLGDRFGPKRVYIAGLAVFTLASLWCGLSGDIAILILARTVQGVGGALMTPQTMAVITRIFPPDRRGAAMGLWGATAGMAILVGPILGGVLVDSLGWEWIFFINVPIGIVAFLLVMRNVPELKTHSHSFDVLGVLLSAVAMFLIVFGIQEGQTYKWGTIDGGPFTVWGLIIAGVVVMAVFIGWQWWLERRGGEPLLPLGLFRDRNFALGNAGITVVGFSITAYPLASMIFYQVALGLTPTQSALLLIPMAVLTGALSPIVGKLIDRVNPRWFAVAGMLLFTLAIYWTSVLMTPDTPVWMFLLPSAVQGLGMACIFGPIANATTRNLAPRQAGAGSGVFNTSRQIGSVLGAAAMAALIQARIAAEFPPLPPGQAASTEGFGAALPQVLHAPFATAMGQSVLLPAAVLLVGALTVAFFAKPQPIPQPGDDAEAEVPAAG